The following proteins are encoded in a genomic region of Synechococcus sp. ROS8604:
- a CDS encoding transposase — MGRTQRKLPAGHAFHITLRCNSRQFLIAKGLRRDVLLAVLTKAKQKVPHKLYAVCLMANHLHLLIRPDDASQLPKLMHWFGWYSAMALNRLSGRCGHFWEARYYATAIAPTDHRRVLNTLRYIHANPKAAGIRKGFYDPYSNYGHYGRLACDGISEWHPSFLQLASSLKGCSRRYARFCQHYRHKSKGGSRCHWGSRMLKRLVEKGRSSQSRKNRVSPGQQKLPFAFDIRLNQIPEEWHQVAVRFRRANGIRDGDQILKLW, encoded by the coding sequence ATGGGACGTACGCAACGCAAGCTTCCAGCAGGTCACGCCTTTCACATCACGCTCAGGTGCAATAGCCGACAGTTTCTAATTGCCAAAGGCTTGAGAAGGGATGTGCTTCTTGCTGTGCTCACTAAAGCCAAACAAAAAGTGCCACACAAGTTGTATGCGGTGTGCCTGATGGCTAATCACCTGCACTTGCTAATCAGACCTGACGATGCATCACAGCTGCCAAAGCTGATGCATTGGTTTGGCTGGTATTCAGCCATGGCACTAAACCGCCTTTCTGGTCGTTGCGGGCATTTTTGGGAGGCGAGGTATTACGCCACTGCGATTGCTCCAACAGACCACAGGCGAGTGCTGAATACATTGCGTTATATCCACGCCAATCCAAAGGCAGCAGGAATAAGAAAAGGGTTTTATGACCCCTATTCCAATTACGGGCATTACGGAAGATTGGCGTGTGATGGCATCAGTGAGTGGCACCCAAGCTTTCTGCAACTGGCATCAAGCCTGAAGGGTTGTTCCAGGCGATATGCACGGTTCTGCCAGCACTACCGGCACAAAAGCAAAGGCGGCTCTAGGTGCCATTGGGGCTCAAGAATGCTGAAACGATTAGTTGAAAAAGGCAGAAGCAGTCAAAGCAGGAAGAACCGGGTCTCACCAGGACAACAGAAATTACCCTTTGCATTTGACATTCGTCTTAATCAAATTCCAGAAGAGTGGCATCAAGTCGCGGTGAGATTTAGAAGAGCAAATGGCATCCGTGATGGCGATCAAATCCTCAAGCTGTGGTGA
- a CDS encoding carbamoyl-phosphate synthase, which translates to MQRSLRLSLSLSGVAALALANAPLLPAAAQDDVNADDLGVMSISLKDAVKFNWGFQGALQGAGTPNQAGIGGFLPLAVGENSVFFADVLLNANFADYGGNSSIINTDVAGTTISTSTRLGYRWLNSDRSWMYGVNGGYDSRPMNTGGTDTGVNVSGTEKSAFFQQVAVNAEAVSDSWNFNAYALVPVGDTEQQLNSVYQGGSLDTYGLDIGYFITPAVNASVGYYYQSGDLGEADGSGVLGRLAYEMTSGVTAGVNISYDEAFDTRVSADLKVRFGGPSTTAATKKKWENPTINALTASPKNRDVRVHDDDKSLAAGLVCLGAGSPVGGCGD; encoded by the coding sequence ATGCAGCGTTCCTTGCGCCTGTCGTTATCGCTGAGCGGTGTTGCTGCTCTTGCCCTCGCCAACGCTCCTCTCTTACCTGCTGCTGCTCAAGACGACGTCAATGCTGATGACCTTGGGGTGATGAGCATCAGCCTTAAGGATGCAGTCAAGTTCAACTGGGGTTTTCAAGGCGCACTACAAGGAGCAGGCACGCCTAACCAAGCAGGTATTGGCGGGTTCTTGCCCCTCGCTGTTGGCGAGAACAGTGTGTTCTTTGCTGATGTGCTGCTCAATGCCAACTTTGCTGATTACGGCGGCAATAGCAGCATCATCAATACCGACGTAGCTGGCACCACGATCAGTACCTCAACGCGATTGGGTTATCGCTGGCTAAATAGCGACCGCAGCTGGATGTATGGCGTTAACGGTGGCTATGACAGCCGCCCGATGAATACAGGTGGAACTGATACAGGCGTGAATGTCAGCGGCACAGAGAAGAGTGCTTTCTTCCAGCAGGTGGCAGTTAATGCAGAAGCAGTCTCTGATAGCTGGAACTTCAATGCCTATGCCTTAGTTCCTGTTGGTGATACAGAGCAACAGCTGAATAGCGTTTATCAAGGCGGCTCGCTTGATACCTACGGGCTTGATATTGGTTATTTCATCACTCCAGCCGTTAATGCTTCTGTTGGTTATTACTACCAAAGCGGTGACCTAGGAGAAGCAGATGGTTCCGGCGTACTCGGACGCTTAGCCTATGAAATGACCAGTGGCGTCACAGCAGGAGTCAATATCTCCTACGACGAAGCATTCGATACAAGAGTTTCAGCTGATCTTAAAGTGCGCTTTGGTGGCCCAAGTACAACAGCAGCGACGAAGAAAAAGTGGGAGAATCCAACAATTAATGCGTTAACAGCATCACCCAAGAACAGGGATGTTCGGGTGCACGACGACGACAAATCACTGGCTGCTGGATTAGTTTGTTTGGGCGCCGGCAGTCCAGTTGGTGGCTGCGGTGACTGA
- a CDS encoding DNA-directed RNA polymerase, whose amino-acid sequence MPMYLQELAADHEDRITWRKEMHALHETHHDQIEKARSTMAVLSLARKFASEPKFYLSWECDFRGRLYDQQAWLGRQSSDFEKSLSRFAEGCKLDKRSEEVAAQAVGGAFLGSRGTLSERAAWTRSHSRLLEAIADDPIGTSTEWEQADDLWQFLQLAMEWVKVVLRKQQEKWHVPVTADATASGLQLLSAMRRDPKGMEFSNLTPQDDPEAPPKDAYLEVLRVARELADADSATSWLSKHLVYRSLGKPVLMVAIYGGSYRTNRQDIIEALRKENLYPNPVSYEDTKALTGLLRNASRKAFPAVFETLAWLEEIAETALEQGATAHSWTTPNGDRIQHVEYQPAEAIRVETHFLGKVSIGLGNLKIPNTNKLKSGLSPHFVHSYDGSILKAAFHDWKKPLSTIHDCIAVLPIDMEEAHERIREAFVRVCDGDPLAELADTLKINHLAKERLPRGDGNLLLALDSKYIFN is encoded by the coding sequence ATGCCTATGTATCTACAAGAACTAGCTGCAGATCATGAGGACAGAATTACTTGGCGAAAAGAAATGCATGCCCTACACGAAACACATCACGATCAAATTGAAAAGGCTCGATCAACAATGGCCGTCTTGTCGTTGGCAAGAAAGTTCGCTTCTGAACCAAAGTTTTATCTGAGCTGGGAATGTGATTTCAGAGGCCGCCTGTATGACCAGCAAGCGTGGCTGGGAAGACAATCATCTGATTTTGAAAAGTCTCTCTCACGCTTTGCCGAAGGATGCAAGCTCGACAAGCGATCAGAGGAAGTAGCTGCTCAGGCCGTTGGTGGTGCATTTCTTGGCAGTCGAGGGACTCTCTCTGAACGAGCCGCATGGACAAGATCACACTCACGACTGCTTGAAGCAATTGCAGACGACCCCATCGGTACTTCGACTGAATGGGAACAGGCAGATGATCTCTGGCAGTTCCTTCAATTAGCCATGGAGTGGGTGAAGGTTGTTCTGCGAAAACAGCAGGAGAAATGGCATGTTCCGGTCACTGCAGATGCAACAGCCTCAGGTCTCCAGCTACTGAGCGCTATGAGGCGTGATCCAAAGGGTATGGAGTTCAGCAACCTGACACCCCAGGACGACCCAGAAGCACCGCCAAAGGATGCCTATTTGGAGGTACTACGAGTCGCACGAGAGTTAGCCGATGCAGACTCTGCAACCTCTTGGCTTTCAAAGCATCTCGTCTATCGCAGCCTGGGGAAACCAGTGTTGATGGTGGCTATCTACGGCGGGTCATATCGGACAAACCGTCAAGACATCATTGAGGCCCTACGCAAAGAAAACCTATACCCAAATCCAGTGTCTTACGAAGACACCAAAGCTCTGACTGGTCTTCTAAGAAATGCGAGCAGAAAAGCCTTCCCAGCAGTATTCGAAACACTTGCTTGGTTAGAAGAGATCGCAGAAACGGCACTAGAACAAGGTGCTACAGCCCATAGCTGGACAACACCAAATGGTGATCGGATCCAACACGTGGAATACCAACCTGCTGAAGCGATCAGGGTTGAGACGCATTTCCTTGGGAAGGTCAGCATTGGTCTAGGAAATCTAAAAATACCCAACACCAACAAGTTGAAAAGCGGTCTCAGCCCTCATTTCGTTCACTCTTACGATGGTTCAATTCTGAAAGCTGCATTCCATGACTGGAAGAAGCCATTAAGCACTATTCATGACTGCATAGCCGTGCTTCCAATCGATATGGAAGAGGCACATGAACGCATCAGAGAAGCCTTTGTGAGGGTCTGTGATGGTGACCCATTAGCAGAGCTTGCAGATACGTTAAAAATAAATCATTTAGCAAAGGAGAGACTTCCACGAGGCGATGGCAATTTGCTTTTAGCATTGGACAGCAAATACATTTTCAACTAA
- a CDS encoding site-specific integrase has protein sequence MTLNVPKELQSRLPSKSGTPVKRLQKSTGTDSLALAKKRFPAIMADLQKRLAVASDLLHESEDDRLRRQLGILYLQTADNPQRSQASQAKAFQAINEIQENILQAKPSREQIDNYMERVTNDFKELLVEMARNNAAQAGIALDNDQATAYAAASKRAILEGRTNADSVFTSGLLHQETELGQRLRAEAAKPLPSTLEQALDLKRSDLGERTLSNYTTQIAAWEEHIKASTLASVTPSSLNSFIRWLVLPVANGGRGMGKDSANNYGLKIRSLIKAHNQHCKQDNQRMPVPGIELMQLSETEKRKKVLKDRERAASDETCMAMQRGMIEIYPELELLIPLYRLAGLRNTEAPFLKWQHIRKDPSGTWIIDLLWSKTADGIRLIPINKKLKSILLPHQGDPNSYVLPSQIHDVKNIKDWIGDRIRNVTKHLKVNGAANAHSYRHAFGGDLSYHCTEEVKQKLMGHKGNLTSHYTSEKMKALATAIEFVGTEINFKFNESLARHSQITGISYE, from the coding sequence GTGACGCTCAACGTGCCAAAGGAGCTGCAGTCACGTCTTCCATCAAAATCAGGCACACCCGTCAAACGTCTCCAGAAATCCACGGGTACCGACAGCCTTGCGCTGGCCAAAAAAAGATTCCCGGCGATCATGGCGGATTTACAGAAGCGACTAGCAGTGGCTTCTGACTTGCTGCACGAATCAGAAGATGATCGGCTTAGGCGACAGCTTGGGATTTTGTACTTACAGACAGCTGACAACCCTCAAAGGTCACAAGCGTCTCAAGCAAAAGCATTCCAAGCAATCAACGAGATCCAAGAAAACATTCTGCAAGCCAAGCCATCGCGAGAGCAAATTGATAACTACATGGAAAGGGTCACTAATGACTTCAAGGAGTTGCTGGTGGAGATGGCAAGAAATAACGCTGCACAAGCAGGCATAGCCCTAGACAACGACCAAGCCACTGCCTATGCAGCGGCTTCTAAAAGAGCAATCCTTGAGGGGAGAACAAATGCTGACTCAGTCTTCACCTCAGGTTTGCTTCACCAGGAAACAGAGCTAGGCCAAAGGCTGAGAGCAGAGGCCGCCAAACCACTTCCATCCACCCTGGAACAAGCTTTGGACCTCAAGCGCTCTGACTTAGGTGAACGAACACTGAGCAACTACACGACACAAATTGCAGCCTGGGAAGAACACATCAAGGCATCGACGCTTGCTTCAGTCACACCCTCATCTCTCAACAGCTTCATACGTTGGCTTGTTTTACCTGTTGCGAATGGTGGTCGGGGGATGGGAAAAGATTCGGCCAATAATTATGGACTAAAGATCAGGAGTCTTATCAAGGCTCACAATCAGCACTGCAAACAAGATAACCAGAGGATGCCTGTACCAGGCATTGAGCTGATGCAGCTTTCTGAGACAGAGAAGCGAAAAAAAGTTCTCAAGGATAGAGAGCGTGCTGCAAGTGACGAAACTTGCATGGCAATGCAAAGAGGAATGATTGAAATCTATCCAGAGCTTGAATTACTAATCCCGCTGTACAGACTCGCTGGACTGCGCAACACAGAAGCTCCATTTTTGAAATGGCAACACATTCGCAAAGACCCTTCAGGGACTTGGATCATTGATCTTCTTTGGTCGAAGACAGCAGACGGAATCCGTTTAATACCTATCAACAAAAAACTAAAATCAATATTGCTGCCACACCAAGGTGATCCAAATTCCTATGTATTGCCCTCACAGATTCACGATGTAAAGAACATCAAGGATTGGATTGGAGACCGAATCCGAAATGTGACCAAGCATCTCAAAGTTAATGGTGCGGCAAATGCACACTCCTATAGACACGCTTTTGGAGGTGACCTCAGCTATCACTGCACTGAGGAAGTGAAGCAAAAGCTAATGGGCCATAAAGGCAATCTCACATCCCACTACACCAGTGAAAAAATGAAAGCATTAGCGACAGCTATTGAATTTGTCGGAACTGAAATCAATTTCAAATTCAATGAATCACTTGCTAGGCACTCTCAAATAACTGGTATCTCCTATGAATAA
- a CDS encoding histone deacetylase — MPVPLVYHQAYSAPLPSSHRFPMAKFRMLFDALKASGLAESAQVHTPLPVPRRWLESVHQRCYHEAFARGKLDRQAQRRIGLPATTPLVQRTWLAVGGSLLTARLALEHGVSCHLAGGTHHAFPHYGSGFCIFNDIAVSARVLLDEGRLVRLMIVDLDVHQGDATALIFADDPRVFTFSAHAASNFPARKQCSDCDIPLEDGVEDQGYLAAVGEVLPSLLDRFQPELVFYNAGVDPHRDDRLGRLCLSDIGLLQRDHLVFDACLRRQIPVASVIGGGYDALDPLVRRHSLVFRAAADQARLHGL, encoded by the coding sequence GTGCCAGTCCCACTTGTTTATCACCAGGCATATAGCGCGCCTCTACCGTCTAGCCATCGCTTCCCGATGGCGAAGTTCAGGATGTTGTTTGATGCTCTAAAGGCGTCGGGTCTAGCCGAATCCGCTCAGGTTCATACACCTCTCCCCGTTCCTCGCCGCTGGCTTGAATCAGTGCATCAGCGCTGCTATCACGAGGCCTTCGCTCGGGGCAAGCTCGATCGTCAAGCGCAGCGCAGGATTGGTCTTCCGGCCACCACACCCTTGGTGCAACGCACCTGGTTAGCCGTGGGGGGATCATTGCTCACGGCCCGATTGGCTCTTGAGCATGGTGTGTCATGCCATCTCGCTGGTGGTACGCACCATGCCTTTCCTCATTACGGCAGTGGCTTTTGCATCTTTAATGACATTGCCGTGTCAGCCAGGGTCCTGCTGGATGAGGGGCGCCTGGTGCGCTTGATGATCGTGGATCTGGATGTGCATCAAGGCGATGCCACGGCGCTGATCTTTGCTGACGACCCACGGGTCTTCACGTTTTCTGCTCATGCTGCCTCTAACTTCCCAGCCCGGAAGCAATGCAGTGATTGCGATATTCCATTGGAGGATGGCGTTGAGGATCAGGGGTATTTGGCTGCCGTGGGTGAGGTGCTGCCCTCACTTCTCGACCGCTTCCAACCTGAGCTGGTCTTCTACAACGCGGGCGTGGATCCGCATCGAGACGATCGCCTGGGCCGGCTTTGCTTATCCGATATAGGCCTATTGCAACGCGATCACCTCGTGTTTGATGCCTGTCTACGGCGACAGATCCCTGTTGCCAGCGTGATTGGCGGTGGCTACGACGCTCTTGACCCTCTGGTGAGGCGTCATTCACTGGTGTTTCGGGCTGCGGCCGACCAGGCGCGATTGCATGGTCTTTAG
- the pdhA gene encoding pyruvate dehydrogenase (acetyl-transferring) E1 component subunit alpha — protein sequence MSQDIAVGAAAGIDQKFASGASPMGAHAERLSSLVTTKRASVDRETGLALYRDMTLGRRFEDKCAEMYYRGKMFGFVHLYNGQEAVSTGVIGAMKRQHDWFCSTYRDHVHALSAGVPAREVMSELFGKETGCSKGRGGSMHLFSKAHHLLGGFAFIGEGIPVALGAAFTSRYKRDAMGDSSSDSVTAAFFGDGTCNNGQFFECLNMAQLWKLPILFVVENNKWAIGMAHDRATSDPEIWRKAAAFGMAGEEVDGMDVLAVRAAAERAIERARAGEGPTVLECLTYRFRGHSLADPDELRAEEEKQFWAKRDPLKAFERDLVGEGLVSADELRAIEKEIDAEVQDCVEFALNAPEPDSSELTRYIWAED from the coding sequence ATGAGTCAGGACATCGCAGTAGGCGCAGCGGCAGGCATCGATCAAAAGTTTGCTAGTGGGGCGTCCCCAATGGGAGCGCACGCCGAACGCTTGTCGTCGCTCGTGACGACCAAAAGAGCCAGCGTTGACCGCGAAACTGGACTGGCGCTGTACCGCGATATGACCCTGGGTCGGCGGTTTGAGGACAAGTGCGCGGAGATGTACTACCGCGGCAAGATGTTTGGTTTCGTTCACCTCTACAACGGCCAAGAAGCGGTGAGTACCGGCGTGATCGGCGCCATGAAGCGTCAGCACGATTGGTTTTGCAGCACCTACCGCGATCACGTGCATGCCTTGAGCGCAGGCGTCCCAGCCCGCGAGGTGATGAGTGAGCTCTTTGGCAAGGAAACCGGCTGCAGCAAAGGGCGTGGCGGCTCGATGCACCTGTTTTCCAAAGCCCATCACCTCCTGGGCGGCTTTGCCTTCATCGGCGAGGGAATTCCCGTGGCCCTAGGCGCTGCCTTCACCAGCCGCTACAAGCGTGATGCCATGGGTGATTCCAGTAGCGACTCCGTTACAGCAGCCTTTTTCGGGGATGGAACCTGCAACAACGGGCAATTCTTTGAATGCCTGAACATGGCCCAGCTTTGGAAGTTGCCGATCCTGTTTGTAGTGGAGAACAACAAATGGGCGATCGGCATGGCCCATGACCGCGCCACCAGCGATCCAGAAATTTGGCGCAAAGCGGCTGCCTTCGGCATGGCTGGAGAAGAGGTGGATGGCATGGATGTACTCGCCGTTCGGGCCGCTGCAGAACGGGCCATCGAACGGGCGCGGGCTGGGGAAGGGCCAACCGTTCTCGAATGCCTCACCTATCGCTTCAGGGGCCACTCATTGGCTGACCCTGATGAGCTCCGCGCCGAGGAGGAAAAGCAATTCTGGGCCAAGCGGGATCCGCTGAAAGCCTTCGAGCGCGATCTTGTTGGCGAAGGATTGGTGAGCGCTGATGAACTTCGCGCGATCGAAAAAGAGATCGATGCTGAGGTTCAGGACTGCGTGGAGTTTGCCCTCAATGCCCCCGAGCCCGATAGCTCAGAACTGACGCGCTACATCTGGGCCGAAGACTGA
- a CDS encoding ARC6/PARC6 family protein translates to MSATLVELPIDHFRLLGVSPSAETESVLRTLQLRLDRCPDQGFTHEVLMQRAELLRLSADLLSDAERRQDYESTLLKLSREHPEETAGLEMPSSREGAGLMLLWEAHAPHETFQLTRQVLQPPQAPALGSGRESDLALLAALSCRDAARQDQDQRRYESAAGLLTEGLQLLQRMGKLPDQRRRLETDLEQLTPYRILDLLSRDLAEQSARQEGLVMLETFVHNRGGLEGGAAEFTTSGMDQGSFELFFQQIRRFLTVQEQVDLYGRLERFGSSDASFLSVMALAAAGFSQRKPERVQDARGKLQVLVLVGLDLYPMLGCMDLLLGDVERALEHVHASPDVELQEWLENHPSDDLAALFDYCRSWLGQDVLPGYRDVDAQVVDLEAWFADRDVQAYVERLERKEGRSPLTPYPPAATDADTDWNFGNLPPLGLDPEGTMPLSLGDAEPFSEESANLGEEETRGRGLRRMIPAAWTNLKLRRPSLSRLSMSRLSMSRLSMSRLSMSRLSLPQLSLSRLSVKRPSLPESRRSVWIGSGVVAVLVVVGFSLVGLRREAQQETASSPTATPTADALSSDALSSQPKATLKQETPKANALMAPLDVKTPSDVQLQALLQVWLDLKATALLQEGGTESLAEVARPVLVGRVRDQQAALSRDGLVQKVQASITSIQTVSSTPSRIEVRAQLTYRDQTLNEQGEVVAETPAGNLPVTYILGRDPEGWRLQAYIPG, encoded by the coding sequence ATGAGCGCAACGCTGGTGGAATTGCCCATCGATCATTTCCGCCTGTTGGGGGTGAGCCCTTCAGCCGAAACTGAGTCGGTGTTGCGGACGCTGCAGTTGCGTCTTGATCGCTGCCCCGATCAGGGCTTCACCCATGAGGTCCTCATGCAGAGGGCTGAATTGTTGAGGCTCTCTGCCGACCTTTTAAGCGATGCGGAGCGACGGCAGGACTACGAGAGCACCCTGCTCAAATTGAGTCGGGAGCATCCTGAAGAGACGGCGGGTCTGGAAATGCCTTCCAGCCGTGAGGGTGCCGGTTTGATGTTGCTCTGGGAGGCCCACGCCCCGCACGAAACCTTTCAGCTCACCCGCCAGGTGCTGCAACCTCCGCAGGCACCCGCCCTGGGTAGTGGTCGAGAATCGGACCTGGCCCTCTTGGCGGCCTTGTCTTGCCGTGATGCAGCTCGCCAAGACCAGGACCAGCGCCGCTATGAATCCGCCGCCGGCCTGCTGACCGAGGGACTGCAGTTGCTCCAGCGCATGGGCAAGCTTCCCGATCAAAGGCGGCGGCTTGAAACGGACTTAGAGCAGCTCACTCCGTATCGAATTCTGGATCTGCTCAGCCGTGATCTGGCGGAGCAATCAGCCCGGCAAGAGGGACTGGTGATGTTGGAAACCTTTGTGCACAATCGCGGTGGTCTGGAGGGGGGTGCTGCTGAATTCACTACGTCTGGCATGGACCAGGGCAGTTTTGAGCTGTTTTTTCAGCAGATTCGACGGTTCCTCACGGTTCAAGAACAAGTTGATTTGTATGGACGTTTGGAGCGATTTGGCTCCTCTGATGCCAGCTTCCTTTCTGTGATGGCCTTGGCAGCCGCTGGATTTTCCCAACGCAAGCCTGAGCGGGTTCAGGACGCACGCGGGAAACTTCAAGTCTTGGTTCTCGTGGGTTTAGATCTCTATCCAATGCTGGGTTGCATGGATCTCCTGCTCGGTGATGTGGAGCGGGCGTTGGAACACGTGCATGCCAGTCCGGATGTGGAGTTGCAGGAGTGGCTGGAGAACCACCCCAGTGACGATCTCGCGGCCCTGTTCGATTACTGCCGCAGTTGGCTTGGCCAGGATGTCCTCCCCGGCTATCGCGATGTGGATGCCCAGGTTGTTGACCTGGAGGCGTGGTTTGCGGATCGCGATGTGCAGGCCTATGTGGAGCGCCTTGAGCGCAAGGAGGGGAGAAGCCCCCTAACGCCCTATCCGCCTGCAGCAACGGACGCAGACACGGATTGGAACTTTGGCAATCTCCCTCCACTCGGGCTGGATCCTGAGGGCACGATGCCCCTTTCTCTCGGGGACGCGGAACCCTTTTCTGAGGAGAGCGCCAATCTCGGGGAGGAGGAGACAAGGGGGCGTGGGTTGCGCCGGATGATTCCCGCGGCCTGGACAAACCTGAAGCTCCGCCGCCCGTCCCTGTCGCGTTTGTCGATGTCTCGGCTTTCCATGTCTCGGCTTTCCATGTCTCGGCTGTCGATGTCTCGGCTGTCTCTGCCCCAGCTCTCGCTTTCTCGGCTGTCGGTGAAGAGACCTTCATTGCCCGAATCCAGGCGTTCTGTGTGGATCGGCTCCGGGGTGGTTGCCGTGCTCGTGGTGGTGGGATTCAGTCTGGTGGGGCTGAGGCGGGAGGCCCAGCAGGAGACGGCATCCAGCCCAACAGCAACTCCCACCGCTGATGCCCTGTCTTCTGATGCGCTGTCTTCTCAGCCGAAGGCCACCCTCAAGCAGGAGACCCCTAAGGCCAATGCGCTGATGGCGCCCCTGGATGTGAAAACTCCCAGTGATGTTCAGTTGCAAGCTCTCCTCCAGGTATGGCTGGATCTCAAAGCGACGGCGTTGCTCCAAGAGGGGGGTACGGAATCCTTGGCAGAGGTGGCCCGTCCTGTGCTTGTCGGTCGCGTGCGTGATCAGCAAGCCGCCTTATCAAGGGATGGCCTCGTCCAAAAGGTTCAAGCGTCGATCACCTCGATTCAGACGGTGAGTTCAACCCCCTCTCGCATTGAAGTGAGGGCACAACTCACCTATCGCGATCAGACACTGAACGAACAGGGTGAAGTGGTGGCTGAGACTCCAGCAGGCAACTTGCCGGTGACGTACATCCTTGGCCGAGATCCTGAGGGCTGGCGTTTGCAGGCCTACATCCCTGGCTAA
- the ffh gene encoding signal recognition particle protein, translated as MFDELSARFEDAVKGLRGQDTISETNVEGALKEVRRALLDADVSLPVVKDFVSEVREKAVGAEVVRGVTPDQKFIQVVHEQLVDVMGGGNAPLAKADQAPTVVLMAGLQGAGKTTATAKLGLHLKDQGRKALMVGADVYRPAAIEQLKTLGGQIGVDVFSLGIEAKPEDIAAAGLAKAKQEGYDTLLVDTAGRLQIDSEMMEEMVRIRSAVQPDEVLLVVDSMIGQEAAELTRAFHDQVGITGAVLTKLDGDSRGGAALSIRKVSGQPIKFIGTGEKVEALQPFHPERMASRILGMGDVLTLVEKAQKEVELADVEKMQKKLQEASFDFSDFVQQMRLIKRMGSLGGLMKMIPGMNKIDDGMLKQGEQQLKKIEAMIGSMTEAERTQPELLAAQPSRRRRIASGCGYQAADVDKVLADFQKMRGVMQQMTKGGGMPGMPGMGGGGFPGMGGGMPGMPGMPGMGGGMPAGQPGAAPRRQRPYKKKKGFGQL; from the coding sequence ATGTTTGACGAGCTTTCAGCCCGTTTTGAAGATGCCGTCAAAGGTCTGAGAGGCCAGGACACCATCTCCGAAACGAATGTGGAGGGGGCGCTGAAGGAGGTCCGTCGGGCGCTTCTTGATGCGGACGTGAGTCTGCCGGTGGTCAAGGATTTTGTCTCCGAAGTCCGCGAGAAAGCGGTTGGTGCTGAGGTTGTTCGTGGTGTAACGCCCGACCAGAAGTTCATTCAGGTGGTGCATGAGCAGCTGGTCGACGTGATGGGCGGCGGCAATGCTCCGCTCGCGAAGGCCGACCAAGCGCCCACGGTGGTGTTGATGGCTGGCTTGCAGGGGGCAGGCAAAACCACGGCGACGGCCAAGTTGGGGCTTCATTTAAAAGATCAAGGACGCAAGGCCCTGATGGTGGGGGCGGATGTGTACCGCCCTGCAGCCATCGAGCAGTTGAAGACCCTCGGTGGTCAGATCGGTGTGGACGTCTTCAGTCTTGGGATCGAGGCCAAGCCTGAGGACATCGCTGCGGCCGGCTTGGCGAAGGCGAAACAGGAGGGATACGACACCCTGTTGGTCGATACGGCAGGCCGTCTGCAAATCGACTCCGAGATGATGGAGGAGATGGTTCGGATTCGCAGCGCCGTGCAGCCCGATGAGGTGCTGTTGGTGGTGGATTCGATGATCGGCCAGGAGGCGGCCGAGCTCACCCGCGCCTTCCACGATCAGGTGGGGATCACCGGCGCCGTGCTCACCAAGCTTGATGGTGATTCCCGCGGTGGTGCGGCGCTCTCGATTCGCAAGGTGAGCGGTCAGCCGATCAAATTCATCGGCACGGGCGAAAAAGTGGAGGCTCTCCAGCCTTTCCACCCTGAGCGGATGGCGAGTCGCATCCTCGGGATGGGCGATGTGCTCACGCTGGTGGAGAAGGCACAGAAAGAGGTTGAACTCGCAGACGTTGAAAAAATGCAGAAAAAGCTGCAGGAGGCGTCGTTTGATTTTTCCGACTTCGTGCAGCAAATGCGCTTGATTAAGCGCATGGGCTCCCTGGGGGGGCTGATGAAAATGATCCCTGGGATGAACAAAATCGACGATGGCATGCTCAAGCAGGGAGAGCAGCAGCTCAAGAAAATCGAAGCGATGATCGGTTCGATGACAGAGGCGGAACGCACGCAGCCCGAGTTGCTGGCAGCTCAGCCCTCAAGGCGCAGGCGGATTGCCTCCGGCTGTGGTTACCAAGCGGCTGATGTCGACAAAGTGCTCGCTGATTTCCAAAAGATGCGCGGGGTGATGCAGCAGATGACCAAAGGGGGCGGGATGCCAGGAATGCCAGGAATGGGCGGAGGTGGTTTTCCCGGAATGGGTGGAGGGATGCCAGGCATGCCGGGAATGCCTGGCATGGGTGGTGGAATGCCCGCTGGGCAGCCTGGAGCAGCTCCCCGCCGGCAGCGCCCTTACAAGAAGAAGAAGGGGTTTGGTCAGCTTTGA
- the rpsP gene encoding 30S ribosomal protein S16 yields MIKLRLKRFGKKREASFRLVACNSTSRRDGRPLQELGFYNPRTKETRLDAEALRVRLSQGAQPTDAVRFLLEKGGLLEKSVRPAETIGKLKQAAAREAVVKQAAKDAAEAKAAEAAAASEADDSATESTES; encoded by the coding sequence ATGATCAAGCTCCGCCTGAAGCGGTTCGGTAAGAAGCGGGAAGCGAGTTTCCGTCTCGTGGCCTGCAACAGCACGTCACGCCGAGATGGCCGCCCCCTGCAGGAGCTGGGTTTTTACAACCCACGCACCAAGGAGACCCGTCTAGACGCCGAGGCTCTTCGCGTGCGCCTCAGCCAGGGTGCTCAGCCCACCGATGCCGTTCGATTCTTGCTCGAGAAGGGCGGACTGCTCGAAAAGTCTGTGCGGCCTGCTGAGACCATCGGCAAGTTGAAGCAAGCTGCTGCTCGCGAAGCAGTTGTGAAGCAGGCTGCCAAAGATGCGGCAGAAGCCAAGGCTGCAGAAGCAGCAGCGGCCAGTGAAGCTGATGATTCAGCTACCGAATCAACCGAAAGCTGA